GGCGACATTGGACAAGTATAATTTTAATCATTCTGAGGTCCCTGTGCAGCCCGACGCAGAGTATGCCAATGCAAAACCTAACACGATTGTCAAAATACAACCAAAGGAAAATACTTCTGTAGCGCCGAACACATTTGTGAAAATGTACTACGTAGATGAGCAAACTATTATAAGTAGTAAAATTCTAGTTCAAGAAGCAGAAAATGCAAAAGCTTCAAAAAAACAAAAGCGGCAAGATCGAATCCAAAATGTAATAGGAACTACTTCAAACGTATCTGCCAACATTGGTGAAAAATTGCATTTAAAAAAGACTAAAAAAGTTGAAATAGAAATCAATGATGATCAGATTTGACCACTAATCAAAAAAACCAAGGCCTTATTTTGATAGGTCTTGGTTTTTTGATATAGATAAATATTTATTCTATTAAAGAAAGCAGTGGTTAAACTGGTTATTTAGTTGGCATCCATTGCATTCGCAATTTCATTGTGCACCCGTTGAATTTCATCTGACGACATTTCTTGATACGAAACACCATTAATCATTGAACCGGTACCGTTCATTTGATCCCGATTAATTGTTGAGGCAGCGCCACGGTACTTGCTTGCTAAGTTTCGTAGTGACGTGAGGGAGATATTTGAGCGAACATTGTCTGAAACAGAGTTCAAGAAAGTACTATTCAAAGCTGAAGTAGGGTTGGTTTTCAATTTGTTCATCACTGCTTCAATCACTAATTGTTGACGAACTTGACGGCCATAGTCACCCCGAGGATCATCGTAACGCATGCGTGAAAAGGCAAGAGCAGCTTTACCATCTAGTTTGGTTTCCTGGTTTTTAATAAAAGAATAATCCTCATAAGAGAAGGTTAGGGGAGACTTTACTGAAACACCACCAACAGCATCCACTAATTGCTCTACCCCCTTCATATTCACCAAAAGATAACCATCTAATTTAATATTAAGTAGTTGATTAACTGTGTCAACTGCTTGACTGGCATTTCCAAGTGCGTAAGCCGCATTCAGTTTAGCATCGGTACCATCGATTTGAATTCGTGTATCACGTTGCAAAGAAATCATTGTGGTAGTTTTTGAATCTGGGTTAACGACCATAACCATCATGGTATCCGTACGTCCTTTGTATGTCCGTCCGAGTTCACCGGTATCAGTCCCAAGGAGAAGATAAGCAACTGACTTACCGGCATTGGTCTTGCTATCTGAAGATTTACTCAACAGGCTATCCATTGAGTGAATCTTATGAGTGAATCTTAGAAGTAGTCTCGTGAATTTTATATGCTGCGACACCACCAAATACAACGATAACAGCTAGGGCGATTCCTAGAACCCATAACAGAATTCTTTTTAACATGGGTAGAGCTCCTTAATTATTACGAATATACTATTCATTATATACTATGGGTAGAACATTGGTTACTGATAGTAAAAATAAAATACGGAGATGGATGTTGGTTAATAGCAACGGGAAACTGTCAAAATAGATAATCTTCAAAAATACGATTCCTTCTAGTTTACATAATATATATTATCAAGAGTTGTCATTTAACAGAAAATAACTACCACAGCTCTGAAAAATCGATGCCCTATGACTACCTCATTGAGCAATTAGACGAATCCTTGTTAATGCTTATTATAGACATAAAAAGCTATGCCTAATTGCTACATAGCTCTTGAAATATTACTATTTTAATAGAAACAGTTCTTCAATTTTACTTTCCAAAATTTCTTGACGATTCTGTAACTCATCAATACCAAATATGTTTTGGTTTTTATCAATGGATTCATTCAAAAATAACCCTAATGAAAGACCAACAAGTTTCCCATCAATTGTCAAATTTTTCTTTTCTTCAAATGAACGGTTCCCCATTTCCGAATTATATGGGGTTAATGTCAAATTCCCTAATTTATGAACATTTTCAATTTGAATTTCTTCAGCTTGTCCGCGATCAGTTGGACTAATTGCATCCTTCCAAGAATCTGATAGGTTTTTCCCTTGTGGAATAATATGTTCAATCGACCACCTTAGATTTTTATTATTGTCATATTCGTCAAGCGTATCAACCGTGGCTTTATCAAAATATTTACCAAATTCTCGCTCAAGTACAATCAAAATGAATCGAGCTGTTCTTTTATTTTTATCATAAATTCCTTCTTGTAAAGCAAGCTTGACAGCCTCAAATTTGGGTTGAATTCCAACTAACTTATCATGTATTCGCTGAATAAGCTCCTCTGATCGCCAATCACTCTCTGAAATTTCTTTTCGTAAATTATTCATTGCAGCTCTCATGTTCGATGCTTTAGGCGTTAGTGCAATATTTCTCATTACATAAAGTTTGATTAAATCGGCGATAATTTGATTGAATTGCTCATCTGTTAACTCATACTTTTCTTGGTTTTCTAATAAGTTTAAGACGAGAGGATAACTTGTTGTAGCATCTAGTTTTGCGAGCCCTGAAAGTGACCAGCTATAAACCTTTTCATTATTTGCAACTCTATTATATAACTTTGCTCGTTTAATTAAGGTATCTATATAGCAACTTCCAGCCTTTTTGAATATCTTTTCATATTCCTTGACTATTTTCCCCTTAGTTAAACTTGAAGTTGTCGTTGTTTCGAATGCATCATAATTATTAAGCACAAAAGATGTTATTTTTGCTGTATCAATATCTTCGTTCTCATTATCGGTAAAAACATCTTGTAATTGTTGCCATTTAGCTATTTGTCCACCCATTGAAAGATATACGTTTTTTAATAGATCCAATGGTGTAAGTGGAACTCCTTTTGAATTTAGACTAGCAAAAACTTGATATGCATCGGATAATTCTGGTACTGAAATTTGTAATAATTCTATATTACTTAGTTTTTTATAGAAGCTAAAAACATCATTGGCACTTTCAAACTTTGAAAATAATTCCTCGTTTATATATTTATAACGTTTATATAAAAAATGTCTTCCCCAGGCCCCAGCGGATTGATGATTTAATACTTTAACTAAATCTTCCCATATCTGCTGATCTTTATCTAGTAATACCAGGCGAACATTCGACTTATTTTCTACTGAGTCATCATCTGATTCATCTAAAAGTAATTGTCGCTTAATATCCGATTGAGTTTGAATTAATTTATCCAAACTTGGATCTGTATTATCCATCTCTTTTCGATATTCAGATAGTTTTTCATATGTTGCCAGTAACATTAATGATAGGGTTGTCAGGCGTTGTTGACCATCTATCACATTGTTATCGCCATTATCTGAATTAATCAGCAAATTTCCTACATAATACCCAGTATCTTCAGCTAAAATGTCATCAAAAAGTGTTTCAATTTGTTCATCTTTCCATGAATAGTTGCGTTGATAAACAGGTATTAAATATTTATTATCACTGTTAAATTGAAAAATGGTGGCTAACGTTTTTGTCTCTGGAGTAATTTTCATGATTATCCTTACCTAAATATTGTTTTACTATATATTAGATCACAATTCACCTTACATTGCACGAAAAATACAACTTATTTAGCCAATCAAATTTTTCCTACTTTATAATGATGATCGTTGATATTTCTTTCTCCAGATTGACACTGTTTGTTCATAAATATTTCTTGACACAGGCCATATCGTCGGAACTTATTGAAAGTCTAAACCTATCTTTTTTAAAGGCAACATGTACAATTAAGAACGAACGGATACCATACAATAAAACAACCCTCACAATAAAACAACCCTCACAATAAAACAACCCTCAACTTTTGATTGTTGGTTGAAGGTTGTTTTATTATCTATTTGTATCGCATTAACAACTGAATGCAGTAAGTGCTCCATCAAGAACCAGCATGTGGCCTGAAACATATGATGCTTCGTCGCTGGCCAAGAACAGAGAACCATTGGCGATTTCTTTTGCAGAACCTGTACGCTTCATTGGTACGCTTGGCAAAACAGCCTTTTCGAAATCACTACCCTCTTCGACCATTTCAGAACGTGTCAATCCTGGTGCCAAAGAATTTACGCGGATGTTATCACCAGCCAATGCAACGGCCATTGATTCAGTCATATGCTTGACAGCAGCCTTAGATGTTGAGTAGCTAATGTTAAATGGCATTGGTTGACGTGCGCCTACAGAAGCAGTGTTGATAATGCTACCTGCACCTTGCTTCTTCATGTAAGGTGTAACCAATTGGATCATTGTTAAGTATGACGTCACATTGACGTTAAACATGTGATTAAATTCTTCTGTTGGATCAATTTCATCAAGTGGTGTTGTGGCAAGAATACCAGCATTATTGTTCAAGATATCAATGCGTCCATATTTTTCAATTGTTGTATTAACAACATTTTCCAAATCTTCTTTTTTAGTAGAATCAGCTTGAATGAACAAGCATTCACCACCATTATCATTGATAGCCTTCTCGATCTCTCGCCCCTTCTCTTCACGGCGTCCAGTCATAACGACCTTAGCACCTTCTGCAGCGTAAAGCTCTGTAATCGCCTTACCAATGCCACTCGTTCCACCGACAACAATCGCGATCTTGTTTTCTAATCTGTTTGACATATCAATTCACCTCT
This is a stretch of genomic DNA from Weissella soli. It encodes these proteins:
- a CDS encoding PASTA domain-containing protein; translated protein: MGKTKIISTLGKVALNAVAPDVLEQGTKMLNNQLEKRKEYIKIPDVKSVDIEDAKATLDKYNFNHSEVPVQPDAEYANAKPNTIVKIQPKENTSVAPNTFVKMYYVDEQTIISSKILVQEAENAKASKKQKRQDRIQNVIGTTSNVSANIGEKLHLKKTKKVEIEINDDQI
- a CDS encoding DUF262 domain-containing protein, coding for MKITPETKTLATIFQFNSDNKYLIPVYQRNYSWKDEQIETLFDDILAEDTGYYVGNLLINSDNGDNNVIDGQQRLTTLSLMLLATYEKLSEYRKEMDNTDPSLDKLIQTQSDIKRQLLLDESDDDSVENKSNVRLVLLDKDQQIWEDLVKVLNHQSAGAWGRHFLYKRYKYINEELFSKFESANDVFSFYKKLSNIELLQISVPELSDAYQVFASLNSKGVPLTPLDLLKNVYLSMGGQIAKWQQLQDVFTDNENEDIDTAKITSFVLNNYDAFETTTTSSLTKGKIVKEYEKIFKKAGSCYIDTLIKRAKLYNRVANNEKVYSWSLSGLAKLDATTSYPLVLNLLENQEKYELTDEQFNQIIADLIKLYVMRNIALTPKASNMRAAMNNLRKEISESDWRSEELIQRIHDKLVGIQPKFEAVKLALQEGIYDKNKRTARFILIVLEREFGKYFDKATVDTLDEYDNNKNLRWSIEHIIPQGKNLSDSWKDAISPTDRGQAEEIQIENVHKLGNLTLTPYNSEMGNRSFEEKKNLTIDGKLVGLSLGLFLNESIDKNQNIFGIDELQNRQEILESKIEELFLLK
- a CDS encoding SDR family NAD(P)-dependent oxidoreductase, producing MSNRLENKIAIVVGGTSGIGKAITELYAAEGAKVVMTGRREEKGREIEKAINDNGGECLFIQADSTKKEDLENVVNTTIEKYGRIDILNNNAGILATTPLDEIDPTEEFNHMFNVNVTSYLTMIQLVTPYMKKQGAGSIINTASVGARQPMPFNISYSTSKAAVKHMTESMAVALAGDNIRVNSLAPGLTRSEMVEEGSDFEKAVLPSVPMKRTGSAKEIANGSLFLASDEASYVSGHMLVLDGALTAFSC